A stretch of DNA from Arachis hypogaea cultivar Tifrunner chromosome 19, arahy.Tifrunner.gnm2.J5K5, whole genome shotgun sequence:
tggacatgcttagttccctgtgctgtttgagcatctctgctttacttggacagcaagggtgtgaatgatccagcacaacctttgaaatgatccaagcaccaacatccttcaatgtgtgtatataaattcttgcaggacagtttaaaccggctgtcggattagtcttctcggtcggagatattttagatttccattttccctctctgctacatgtaatcaattgattcttaatctcgtttcccttcctatttgtgctccgaactcttgtagaaaaacctgcagccttggcgttctgtaaaattttccagcatcttcaagggtggtaaaggtcattccaaccttcggaacaaactggtcatcaacaacagagagaggctgcagaatacaccatgtcaaaaactataaatacacccaatcattcctaatataatacacccgaacggcaacaactcaactaaaatgacaaaaaaaaaaaacaataaactgTAAATaaacaggctgcagaatacaccatgtcaaaaactaaaaacacacccaatcatgtctgatataatacacccgaatgaCAACAAagctaaaataacagaaaaagccataaactgtaaatacacccacacttcccgaaaaaatacacccaaaaaagttctgatctacacccgagcgtctgctataaattccagataatcaatcaaaactaatacattacattcaatccacagatttatgTTGACGCGTTAGtctcacagtcaatgttcacaaattattcagctacacaatactatacaaattactgcaacaaaattcagtgtaatcgtatgtaaatcaaacctcaggaacttcgttagattcaaattcataatccacttcgccctgatttagctgacaatctgaggttgaatcatccattatcttcaaaacgagttcaaactttgatttcagaaaacaaaaaatcgaatagaaaacgaagctggagttacaAAGAGAGAAGAACGAAGAACGAAATAAGGAGAACGAGTAAATCTAGAAATAAggagaacgaagaaggaaacaaatcttttaaatttggtagttatataTACGCGGAAtctttatatagcgcgtgtattgGACGTAGACCTTGCAGCGCGTTTTTGGGGTTTATTcgttaatgaacttgtaaagcatacaagccattAGGACTTGTATGCAGAACTTTTCTGATTTGAAAAATACTTTACTAATTCAATTTTGGTTATAATAAAATGGAGTCGATCtattcaattttttctttaatttatctttcattttttttaatttactacttttttaaattttttattttagactaAAATGAGTCAAAAGACATGGCTTATTTATCAACACAGAGGAGCGAAAGAAGACTGTGTATGTATTTAGAGTTTTATTGTCTACATCTTATTTTAGCGTAGCATATATTATTTCTAACAACACATTCTTCTTTAGTTACCAATTCTTATTTCTAGCAACATACACAGTCTCCACTTATGATGCAGCAAATCCTCCCACAATCTTTATCAACACTTCCTCCCACGCCCGACATATTACTTTGTTCAACCAATCCGTCTAATCCAACATTTGATTCTGATTTTTCTTCCCTATATGCTGCAAATACACAATAATTCTTTGAAAAGTTCTTCACAAAGTAATAACTTAACAAAttattaggatttttttaaattaaatcatccATATCTAAGTATTATTACCAATAATCAATTAAatgattgttctctttttttCCTCTTAAATTTGAACTCAATATATCAAAATACATAGtcaactaaaattaattgattgGATTAATCAAGAATTGGTCACCAAAACGATTCGATTCATTATAAAAATCgattaataataaattagtcaaaatgaaaaaaattgatcAAACAATTAATTAATCGATCGAATTGGtccaattttttaataattaactaatttaaaataatgaaatacaaaaaattatttttattacctGTACCAGTTGATTTAAGATAATTTTGCATTGAATGATGGGGGAATAAagacaaaagcaaaagaaaagaagaaagagtgTGGTCTACACAAGCATGGAAGCAGGCATATATACCTTGGTTTGGGACATGAGCAGGGTTGCCTCCAACTAATATATCCTTGGCAATGCCACTACCTGTAATAATATATTAATGATGAAGGTGATTTTTATAATTCAACGCAAACATTTTAgagtaattatata
This window harbors:
- the LOC112777379 gene encoding uncharacterized protein, with amino-acid sequence MASKYAIVILGLLALVVIVPSKIVARDFPQTFSSYEAGSGIAKDILVGGNPAHVPNQAYREEKSESNVGLDGLVEQSNMSGVGGSVDKDCGRICCIISGDCVCC